In a genomic window of Flavobacterium crassostreae:
- a CDS encoding Lrp/AsnC family transcriptional regulator yields the protein MSQIKHNENTDYLDQEIIRKLDENGRIPFSEIAKELQISNSLVHLRVRKMQELGIITGFSVKLNPKEIGFETITYTGITTKEAHYSYLISEKLKMIPEVVECHWVSGKYALFIKIVAPNNEELRKILYEQIHQIEGVGGTDSFISFGSAFEKNLPV from the coding sequence ATGTCTCAGATAAAACACAACGAAAACACGGATTATTTAGACCAAGAAATTATTAGAAAATTAGATGAAAATGGTAGAATTCCTTTCTCGGAAATTGCAAAAGAACTTCAGATCTCTAATTCTTTGGTGCACTTGCGAGTTAGAAAAATGCAAGAATTGGGTATAATTACTGGTTTTTCAGTAAAACTAAACCCAAAAGAAATTGGTTTTGAAACCATTACATATACTGGGATTACCACCAAAGAGGCACATTATTCTTATTTGATATCGGAGAAACTAAAAATGATTCCGGAGGTAGTTGAATGCCATTGGGTTTCGGGTAAGTATGCTTTATTTATTAAAATTGTGGCTCCCAATAATGAAGAATTACGTAAAATATTGTACGAGCAAATACATCAGATTGAAGGAGTAGGAGGGACGGATTCTTTTATTTCTTTTGGTTCTGCCTTCGAAAAAAACTTACCAGTATAA
- a CDS encoding DUF1338 domain-containing protein — protein sequence MNKSQLLSKLWEQYAAITPSAKKIHDLLEQKGEKIENDHIAIRTFNDPRVSIAVLEKLFVQLGYEEKGDYIFESKKLFAKHYEHTTDKNAPRIFISELELEKCSSELQQTVKQILDSCDPAVFENPELVISGTVWEANSQEIYQKLLAESEYAAWMYVYGFRANHFTINTNALEGFKTLQDLNQFLENNGWKLNASGGKIKGTPEQLLEQSSTLADLQTIHFKEGEQQIPSCYYEFALRYPMANGALYQGFIAASADKIFESTDVKLQK from the coding sequence ATGAACAAGTCTCAATTACTTTCAAAATTATGGGAGCAATACGCTGCAATTACTCCTTCTGCCAAAAAAATTCACGACCTTTTAGAACAAAAAGGAGAAAAAATAGAAAACGACCATATAGCCATCAGAACCTTTAATGATCCAAGAGTCAGTATTGCTGTACTAGAAAAACTTTTTGTACAATTGGGCTACGAAGAAAAAGGAGACTATATTTTTGAGTCCAAAAAATTATTTGCCAAACATTACGAACATACTACAGATAAAAATGCTCCTAGAATTTTTATCTCTGAGTTAGAACTCGAAAAATGTTCTTCTGAATTGCAACAAACGGTCAAACAAATTCTAGATAGCTGTGATCCTGCGGTATTTGAAAACCCAGAACTTGTAATTAGCGGCACGGTTTGGGAGGCCAACTCGCAAGAAATTTATCAAAAATTATTAGCCGAGTCCGAATATGCTGCTTGGATGTATGTATATGGTTTCCGTGCCAATCATTTTACGATAAACACCAATGCGCTAGAAGGGTTTAAAACCTTACAGGATTTGAACCAATTTTTGGAAAATAATGGTTGGAAATTAAACGCTTCTGGCGGAAAAATAAAAGGTACTCCAGAACAATTATTAGAACAATCTAGCACCTTGGCAGATTTACAAACCATTCATTTTAAAGAAGGAGAACAACAAATTCCGTCTTGTTATTATGAATTTGCTTTGCGATACCCAATGGCCAACGGAGCGTTATACCAAGGTTTTATTGCGGCATCAGCAGATAAAATTTTTGAAAGCACAGATGTAAAATTACAAAAATAA
- a CDS encoding MGH1-like glycoside hydrolase domain-containing protein: protein MHPKKYFYILVALVITQANFAQEKYKILELSKNNLNYTGNPTEASYKEALAFSDKGAWFAYGLLAPSEVQAGFAGPFLMTQQNGVWLSTSFVSMHLINEQQQEVMDWKKSLVTQTSYNSHLEQKFQDNTLRVEQQLVFLSGHTAIQKTSITNISSKPIVFTPTYYSKIHLTDLQLSVEQNALKIVSTKSNAVGYLQFIKEQSSNIQVTNKGFKATTNKVVLKPNETKEMVISQTFIFPQYNWKTEQEEITNANFATVLDQTKQVKENQLAHLKAQMKPIYQTDPYTIFMSKLVLTLQNNTRIAAEGLQHDGLFPSYHYQGFHGFWAWDSWKHAAAIAHYDAQLAKNQIRALFDFQEPNGFIPDCIFRDTSIETNNYRNTKAPLAAWAVWEIYQQTKDLAFITEMYPKLQKYHAWWYNERDNDQDGICEFGATDGSLIAGKWESGMDNAVRFDHSKMLKNNEKAYSIDQESVDLNAFLYAEKNYLNQMATVLKLSQDQKKWKQESSTLKKQLQIQFWDPKTGWFYDTTLDGTSFIKQMGCEGYLPLWAGVATSKQARAIKNNLMDPNTFNTLVPLPTLAANNPKFKPDNGYWRGPIWLDQSYFGIHGLEKQGFKKESQQLTYKLIHNAEGALNKGMSIRENYHPLSGKGLEAESFSWSAAHYLLLLLNN, encoded by the coding sequence ATGCACCCAAAAAAATACTTTTATATTTTAGTAGCCTTAGTAATAACACAAGCAAATTTTGCTCAAGAAAAATATAAAATTTTAGAACTAAGTAAAAACAATTTAAACTACACCGGCAACCCAACAGAGGCATCCTACAAAGAAGCATTGGCATTTTCAGACAAAGGCGCTTGGTTTGCTTATGGTTTATTAGCTCCCTCAGAGGTTCAAGCCGGGTTTGCAGGCCCTTTTTTAATGACCCAACAAAATGGGGTTTGGTTAAGTACTTCTTTTGTTTCTATGCATCTGATAAATGAACAACAACAAGAAGTAATGGACTGGAAAAAATCTTTGGTTACCCAAACGAGCTACAATAGCCATCTGGAACAAAAATTTCAGGATAATACCTTACGTGTGGAGCAGCAATTGGTCTTTTTATCCGGACATACCGCTATCCAAAAAACAAGCATTACCAATATTTCGTCCAAACCTATTGTCTTTACTCCTACCTATTATTCTAAGATACATCTTACGGATTTACAACTCTCTGTAGAACAAAATGCCTTAAAAATAGTTTCCACAAAAAGTAATGCCGTTGGGTATTTGCAATTTATAAAAGAACAATCCAGCAACATTCAAGTTACAAATAAAGGTTTTAAGGCCACCACAAACAAGGTGGTATTAAAACCAAACGAAACTAAAGAAATGGTAATTTCTCAAACCTTTATTTTTCCGCAATACAATTGGAAAACAGAGCAAGAAGAAATAACAAACGCTAATTTTGCTACTGTTTTAGACCAAACCAAACAAGTAAAAGAAAACCAATTAGCACATCTAAAGGCACAAATGAAACCCATATACCAAACGGATCCCTATACCATTTTTATGTCTAAGCTAGTACTCACTCTACAAAACAATACTCGGATTGCTGCTGAAGGCTTACAACATGACGGCTTATTTCCTAGCTACCACTACCAAGGATTTCATGGATTTTGGGCTTGGGACAGCTGGAAACACGCCGCAGCAATAGCACATTATGATGCCCAATTGGCCAAAAACCAAATCCGTGCTTTGTTTGACTTTCAGGAGCCTAACGGTTTTATTCCGGACTGTATCTTTAGAGACACCTCTATTGAAACCAATAACTACAGAAACACCAAAGCACCACTAGCTGCTTGGGCCGTATGGGAAATTTACCAACAAACAAAAGATCTTGCTTTTATTACCGAAATGTATCCAAAATTACAAAAATACCATGCATGGTGGTATAACGAGCGAGATAATGACCAAGACGGAATCTGCGAATTTGGCGCAACAGATGGTAGTTTGATTGCTGGAAAATGGGAAAGCGGCATGGATAACGCCGTGCGGTTTGATCACAGCAAAATGCTTAAAAACAATGAAAAAGCCTATTCAATAGATCAAGAAAGCGTGGATTTAAATGCTTTTTTGTATGCCGAAAAAAACTACTTAAACCAAATGGCAACTGTTTTAAAACTAAGCCAAGATCAAAAAAAATGGAAGCAAGAGAGTAGCACCCTAAAAAAACAATTGCAAATCCAATTTTGGGACCCAAAAACCGGTTGGTTCTATGATACCACACTCGATGGTACGTCTTTTATAAAACAAATGGGATGCGAAGGCTATTTACCTCTATGGGCAGGAGTAGCAACCTCAAAACAAGCTCGAGCCATCAAAAATAATTTAATGGATCCAAACACCTTTAATACCTTGGTACCCTTGCCTACTTTGGCGGCAAACAACCCTAAGTTTAAACCAGATAACGGGTATTGGAGAGGACCGATTTGGTTAGACCAAAGTTATTTTGGTATTCACGGCCTAGAAAAACAAGGCTTCAAAAAAGAATCCCAACAACTAACCTACAAACTTATCCATAATGCCGAAGGTGCCCTGAATAAAGGAATGTCTATTAGAGAAAATTACCACCCCTTAAGCGGTAAAGGATTAGAGGCCGAAAGTTTTAGTTGGTCTGCAGCACATTACTTACTTTTACTTTTAAATAATTAA
- a CDS encoding beta-galactosidase, whose protein sequence is MNHHNSLLSRLLPLCLLVFSLQLNRLYAQEKTATPLQKKDPKTFFSKPDLMQIGVYYYPEQWPREQWERDLKNIKKLGFEFTHFAEFAWTFLEPEQGKYDFKWLDDALALAEKEGLKVILCTPTPTPPAWMGEKYPEIYLVDANGRRREHGNRANIAVTNEKYNQFTAQIVTQLAKRYGKNKNVMGWQIDNEPLGTADFSPSARKAFQVWLKTKYQTIEKLNTAWVGSFWSTRYSNFEQILLPNAEIYFEDKLSPHAVLDFKRFTSDAQANFLNKQAEILRTHIDPKQWITTNFTNVIYDADPRSANQMDFITYTMYPVSGQNHLGGDNFRMGSPNKIFEANDYYRSINGVTGVMELQPGQVNWASVNPQLLPGTVHMWISQAFGGGCSFTCTYRYRHPLGSSEMYHEGIVGTDGVTLSTGGKEFVEAIQDMKKLRQEYQPTATYPENLAQRKTGFLWSHDNLWDLENQKQTKYWNTWKHRNTYTSAIKSTAAPMDFITEETNFEDYPFIVAPAYQLIDSKLVAKWTNYVQNGGHLILSCRTGQKDKEGHFFEANWSAPIVPLIGADLDFFDVLVTDVEGTVKAANTLFKWNTWADVLSPKKGTEILATYEDQFYKGKAAAITRKLGKGTVTYIGVESTDGSLEKQLVREVYSRANVAIENLPKGVLVEWRDGFYVAVNYSNEPVTIAMPKASKILVGQNPLQPAQALIWK, encoded by the coding sequence ATGAACCACCATAACTCACTCCTATCCAGATTGCTTCCGCTTTGCCTATTGGTATTTAGTTTGCAATTAAACAGGCTATATGCACAAGAAAAAACAGCAACTCCTTTGCAGAAAAAAGATCCAAAAACTTTTTTTTCAAAACCAGATTTAATGCAAATTGGGGTATATTATTATCCTGAACAATGGCCTAGAGAACAATGGGAACGGGATCTAAAAAACATTAAAAAGTTAGGCTTTGAGTTTACCCATTTTGCAGAATTTGCTTGGACATTCCTGGAACCAGAACAAGGAAAATATGATTTTAAATGGTTAGATGATGCCCTAGCACTAGCCGAGAAAGAAGGCCTAAAAGTTATTCTTTGTACCCCTACACCCACACCTCCGGCATGGATGGGAGAAAAATATCCCGAAATTTATCTTGTAGATGCCAATGGCAGACGTAGAGAACATGGCAATAGAGCCAATATAGCGGTAACTAACGAAAAATACAACCAATTTACAGCCCAAATTGTAACCCAGTTAGCCAAACGCTATGGCAAAAACAAAAATGTAATGGGATGGCAAATTGATAATGAACCCTTAGGAACCGCCGATTTTAGTCCATCAGCACGCAAAGCATTTCAGGTTTGGCTCAAAACCAAGTACCAAACCATTGAAAAACTCAATACAGCATGGGTAGGTAGTTTTTGGAGTACGCGTTATTCTAATTTTGAACAAATCCTACTGCCTAATGCCGAAATTTATTTTGAAGACAAATTAAGTCCACATGCCGTTTTAGATTTTAAAAGATTTACCTCCGATGCCCAAGCAAATTTCTTAAACAAACAAGCAGAAATACTCCGGACACACATTGATCCAAAACAGTGGATCACCACTAATTTTACCAATGTGATTTATGATGCTGATCCGCGTAGTGCTAACCAAATGGATTTTATCACCTATACCATGTATCCGGTAAGTGGTCAAAATCATTTAGGCGGAGACAATTTTAGAATGGGGTCTCCAAACAAAATTTTTGAAGCCAATGACTACTACCGCTCTATTAACGGCGTTACTGGTGTTATGGAACTACAACCCGGACAAGTAAATTGGGCAAGCGTGAATCCCCAATTGCTTCCTGGTACGGTACATATGTGGATTTCGCAGGCCTTTGGAGGTGGTTGTTCCTTTACGTGTACTTACCGTTACAGACATCCGTTAGGAAGCAGTGAAATGTATCACGAAGGCATTGTAGGCACCGATGGTGTAACACTATCCACGGGTGGCAAAGAGTTTGTTGAAGCCATACAAGACATGAAAAAATTGCGTCAAGAATACCAGCCTACAGCAACTTATCCTGAAAATTTAGCCCAAAGAAAAACAGGTTTTTTGTGGAGTCATGACAATCTTTGGGATTTAGAAAATCAAAAACAAACCAAATACTGGAACACCTGGAAACACCGAAATACCTATACATCTGCCATAAAATCTACTGCAGCACCAATGGATTTTATTACCGAAGAAACCAATTTTGAAGACTATCCTTTTATAGTGGCACCAGCCTACCAGCTCATTGATTCAAAATTAGTTGCCAAATGGACTAACTACGTTCAAAATGGAGGACACTTAATACTATCTTGCAGAACAGGTCAAAAAGATAAAGAAGGTCATTTTTTTGAAGCCAACTGGAGCGCACCTATTGTGCCTTTAATTGGAGCCGATCTCGATTTTTTTGACGTACTAGTTACCGATGTAGAAGGAACCGTAAAAGCAGCCAATACACTTTTTAAATGGAATACCTGGGCAGATGTACTTAGTCCCAAAAAAGGAACTGAAATATTGGCCACCTACGAAGACCAATTTTATAAAGGTAAAGCAGCTGCTATCACTCGAAAATTAGGAAAAGGAACCGTTACCTACATTGGTGTAGAAAGCACAGACGGAAGCCTAGAAAAACAACTTGTACGAGAAGTATACAGTCGGGCAAATGTAGCCATCGAAAACCTACCCAAAGGCGTGCTTGTAGAATGGAGAGACGGCTTTTATGTAGCGGTAAATTATAGCAATGAACCCGTTACTATAGCAATGCCAAAAGCAAGTAAAATATTGGTAGGACAAAATCCGTTGCAACCAGCACAAGCCTTAATTTGGAAATAA
- a CDS encoding aminotransferase class III-fold pyridoxal phosphate-dependent enzyme, producing MNFSETTIQQLVQDHYGLTTTAKALNGYEELNFLLSDEKKEKYILKITNEAHSFPFLEAQVAIIAHLANSKMATHFQHFCFNKQGEALTKIEKDSKTYYVRILNFLEGTFWVDQAVKSNELHTNLGAFMGSMDSELQHFSHPAMHRNYSWDISRATEANDALHHILNHEKRRIAGYFLLQFETEVLPKIHHLRHAYIHNDANDYNVLTQGNQISGLIDFGDMVYTALINNLAITCTYAMLEEKEPLEVATAIVKGYHSSYSLTEQEVGVLYYLIAARLCISVTQSAYNSSLDSNNEHHFITEKPAWNLLYQLIKINPIKAEDHFRKACGFTAIIDDQNYHDLVNLRQQKLGKNLSIGYKDKLKITKGALQYLYDDKGRTFVDCVNNPSHVGHCHPVVVKKMQKQIATLNTNTRYLNDTIIEYAQKLTDTLPDALSVCYFVNSGSEANDLAIRMSRHYTKQKDIIVLDHAYHGTSTVAMEMSPYKFDSKGGFGQMPWIHKAINPDQYRGPYTYTDANAGPKYAADVARIIQELKHENKAPAVFICETLLGVGGQIPLPENYLKNVYQHVRAAGGVCIADEVQVGFGRIGTHFWGFELQDVVPDIVVLGKPIGNGHPLAAVIVTKEIAEAFHNGMEYFNTFGGNPVSMTAGLAVLNVIQDEEMQQHALEVGNHLMAGLKSLMHKYPIISDVRGHGLFLGAEMVKDPITKEPAVAEIDQIVEKMKEKGYLLSTDGPLHNVLKIKPPMPFNKDNADEMVHLLEVALSELLHPSN from the coding sequence ATGAATTTTTCAGAAACCACGATCCAACAACTAGTACAAGACCATTATGGACTTACTACCACCGCAAAAGCACTCAATGGTTATGAGGAGTTAAATTTTCTTTTGTCCGATGAAAAAAAAGAAAAATATATTTTAAAAATAACCAACGAAGCCCATTCTTTTCCTTTTCTGGAAGCGCAAGTTGCCATTATAGCCCATCTAGCAAATAGCAAAATGGCTACACATTTTCAGCATTTTTGCTTTAATAAACAAGGAGAAGCCTTAACCAAAATAGAAAAAGATTCTAAAACCTATTACGTCCGAATTTTAAACTTTTTAGAAGGTACTTTCTGGGTAGATCAAGCGGTTAAATCCAACGAATTACACACTAATTTGGGAGCATTTATGGGAAGCATGGATTCTGAATTACAACATTTTTCTCATCCTGCAATGCACCGCAACTACAGCTGGGACATTAGTCGTGCTACTGAAGCCAACGATGCTTTGCATCACATTTTAAACCATGAAAAAAGACGTATTGCAGGGTATTTTTTATTACAATTTGAAACCGAAGTACTTCCAAAAATACATCATTTGCGCCATGCATATATACACAATGATGCAAATGATTATAATGTATTAACTCAAGGAAACCAAATTAGTGGTTTGATCGATTTTGGAGACATGGTCTATACGGCTCTTATAAATAATCTTGCCATTACCTGCACCTATGCTATGCTCGAAGAAAAAGAGCCATTAGAGGTAGCTACAGCAATTGTAAAAGGATACCATAGCTCTTATTCTCTTACCGAGCAAGAAGTAGGTGTTTTGTATTATCTAATTGCCGCAAGACTTTGCATTAGTGTAACCCAATCTGCTTACAACAGTTCTTTAGACAGCAATAACGAGCACCACTTTATTACCGAAAAACCCGCCTGGAACTTATTATACCAACTTATCAAAATAAATCCTATAAAGGCAGAAGACCATTTCAGAAAAGCGTGTGGTTTTACTGCTATAATTGATGATCAAAATTACCATGATTTAGTAAATCTTCGGCAGCAAAAACTTGGCAAAAATTTAAGTATTGGTTACAAAGACAAGCTAAAAATAACAAAAGGCGCCTTACAATATCTTTATGATGACAAAGGAAGAACTTTTGTAGATTGTGTAAACAACCCCTCTCACGTAGGTCATTGTCATCCTGTGGTGGTCAAAAAAATGCAAAAACAAATTGCAACCTTAAACACCAATACTCGGTATTTAAATGACACTATAATAGAATATGCTCAAAAACTTACCGACACATTACCGGATGCACTAAGTGTTTGTTATTTTGTTAATTCAGGCAGTGAGGCCAATGATTTAGCCATCCGAATGAGCCGTCATTACACCAAGCAAAAAGACATTATTGTATTGGATCACGCCTACCACGGCACCTCTACAGTAGCCATGGAAATGAGTCCTTATAAATTTGATAGTAAAGGCGGTTTTGGGCAAATGCCTTGGATCCATAAAGCCATCAATCCAGATCAATATCGTGGACCATATACCTATACGGATGCCAATGCAGGCCCAAAATATGCTGCAGATGTTGCACGCATTATCCAAGAGTTAAAACATGAGAACAAAGCACCTGCAGTATTTATTTGCGAAACTCTTTTGGGCGTAGGCGGACAAATTCCACTTCCTGAAAACTATCTAAAAAATGTGTACCAACACGTCAGAGCAGCAGGAGGCGTTTGTATAGCCGATGAGGTACAAGTAGGTTTTGGACGTATCGGAACCCATTTTTGGGGTTTTGAACTACAAGATGTAGTGCCAGACATTGTTGTTTTGGGAAAACCAATCGGCAATGGACATCCTTTAGCTGCAGTTATTGTTACCAAAGAAATTGCAGAGGCATTCCATAATGGTATGGAGTATTTTAACACTTTTGGAGGCAATCCAGTATCCATGACCGCAGGATTGGCAGTACTAAATGTTATCCAAGACGAAGAAATGCAACAACACGCACTAGAGGTAGGAAACCATCTGATGGCTGGGCTTAAAAGCCTAATGCACAAATACCCTATTATTAGTGATGTACGTGGCCATGGTTTGTTTTTAGGAGCCGAAATGGTCAAAGATCCAATTACTAAAGAACCAGCTGTTGCTGAAATTGATCAAATAGTAGAAAAAATGAAAGAAAAAGGCTATCTACTAAGTACCGATGGCCCCTTACACAACGTATTAAAAATAAAACCTCCCATGCCGTTTAACAAAGACAATGCCGATGAAATGGTACACTTATTAGAGGTAGCACTTAGCGAGTTATTACACCCAAGCAACTAA
- a CDS encoding FAD-binding and (Fe-S)-binding domain-containing protein, with protein sequence MENKKPPLATEIHLADLEKQLEGSLSWDSSSRLLYATDASVYKEMPLAVAVPKTKEDIQKIINFARENKTSIVPRAAGTSLAGQVVGNGIIVDISQEFTKILSLDTQNKTVWVEPGVIRDELNLYLKPYQLFFGPETSTSNRCMIGGMVGNNACGARSVIYGSTRDHLLEITGFLADGNQVTFGALTNEEFEEKCQGVNVVSPLEQAIYVQIKAILSSAENTHLIEQNFPKKSIPRRNTGYALDLLATSMPFKNSEEKFNFCKLIAGSEGTLFFSTAIKLNLVEALKPLAALICVHFDSINEALKANLEALKFQPNSVELIDHYILDCTKENLEQSKNRFFVKGDPKAILAIEFLRDTPEEIAQIAKEMEAQMRSKNLGHHFPIVYGEDTNKVWSLRKAGLGLLSNIPGDAKAVAVVEDTAVDVNDLPDFIEEFNAILKQRNLNCVHYAHAATGELHLRPILNLKTKEGTELFRTIATDIAHLVKKYKGSLSGEHGDGRLRAEFIPLMLGTEIYNLFLQIKHSWDPWNVFNPGKIVNSPPMDTHLRYTAGQTTAPIETYFDFSEQNGILAATEMCNGSGDCRKTEKSGGTMCPSYMATRNEKHTTRARANLLRETITHGSTENKFDSKALIEVLDLCLSCKGCKSECPSNVDMAKLKAETYQHYYQKNGINFRTLLIANTPKINQFFAAAPWLYNLSTKGILGTLIQKTTGFTTKRTLPLMHHITFEKWMEKHVQEGNFVHGTVYLYNDEFLNYYDVAIGQTAVKLLNRLGYQVILPKIGISGRTYLSKGMLKEAREIAEKNIIDFEKELPKTQVLIGIEPSAILSFRDEYPDLCRGDLKEKAKKIASRTLLIEEFIAQEIEHGRITSDQFTDKPERVRMHGHCFQKTLSSVVPLKKMLMLPKNYQVLNIPSGCCGMAGSFGYEKEHYSLSMKIGELVLFPAIRSEEKSTLIAASGTSCRHQIADGTKHEAQHPVVILYSALK encoded by the coding sequence ATGGAAAACAAAAAACCACCGCTAGCAACCGAGATACATCTTGCAGATTTAGAAAAACAATTAGAAGGTAGCTTATCCTGGGATTCAAGCAGCCGTTTGTTATACGCAACAGATGCAAGTGTTTATAAAGAAATGCCTTTGGCTGTAGCTGTTCCAAAGACCAAAGAGGATATTCAAAAAATAATTAATTTTGCCCGAGAAAATAAAACAAGTATTGTTCCTCGAGCCGCAGGAACCTCACTTGCAGGACAAGTGGTGGGCAACGGAATAATTGTGGATATCTCGCAAGAGTTTACTAAAATACTCTCTTTAGATACCCAAAACAAAACCGTTTGGGTAGAACCCGGAGTTATCCGTGACGAATTGAACTTGTATCTAAAGCCATACCAATTGTTTTTTGGCCCCGAAACCTCTACTAGTAACCGATGCATGATAGGCGGCATGGTTGGCAACAATGCCTGTGGTGCTAGATCGGTAATTTACGGTTCTACCCGAGACCATTTATTAGAAATAACTGGTTTTCTGGCAGATGGTAACCAAGTAACCTTTGGGGCTTTAACCAACGAAGAATTTGAAGAAAAATGCCAAGGAGTCAATGTGGTTAGCCCGCTTGAACAAGCAATTTATGTACAAATAAAAGCGATTTTATCCTCTGCAGAAAACACGCATTTAATAGAACAAAATTTTCCAAAAAAATCCATCCCCAGAAGAAACACAGGATATGCCCTAGATTTATTAGCAACAAGCATGCCTTTTAAAAATTCTGAAGAAAAATTTAATTTTTGCAAATTAATAGCTGGATCCGAAGGAACTTTATTTTTTTCTACTGCCATAAAACTAAATCTAGTAGAGGCTCTAAAACCCTTAGCTGCATTAATATGCGTGCATTTTGACAGCATTAACGAAGCCTTAAAGGCAAATTTGGAAGCGCTAAAATTCCAACCTAATAGTGTGGAATTAATAGACCATTATATCTTAGATTGTACCAAAGAAAACCTGGAGCAAAGCAAAAATCGTTTTTTTGTAAAAGGAGATCCCAAGGCCATACTGGCTATAGAATTTTTGAGAGATACCCCAGAAGAAATAGCACAAATTGCCAAAGAGATGGAAGCACAGATGCGTTCTAAAAACTTAGGACACCATTTTCCTATTGTTTATGGCGAAGATACCAACAAGGTTTGGAGTTTAAGAAAAGCTGGATTAGGGTTGTTATCAAATATTCCTGGAGATGCAAAAGCAGTAGCGGTAGTAGAAGACACTGCCGTAGATGTAAACGATTTACCTGATTTTATTGAAGAATTTAATGCCATTTTAAAACAACGGAATTTAAATTGTGTGCATTATGCCCATGCCGCAACCGGAGAGTTACACTTGCGCCCTATACTTAATTTAAAAACCAAAGAAGGAACTGAGCTCTTTAGAACCATTGCTACAGATATTGCTCATTTAGTAAAAAAATACAAAGGCTCTCTTAGTGGCGAACATGGTGATGGAAGATTGCGTGCAGAGTTTATTCCATTAATGCTTGGTACCGAAATTTACAACTTATTTTTGCAAATAAAACACAGTTGGGACCCCTGGAATGTTTTTAACCCCGGAAAAATTGTGAACAGTCCGCCAATGGATACCCACCTGAGGTATACAGCTGGACAAACCACTGCTCCTATTGAAACCTATTTTGATTTCTCAGAACAAAACGGCATTCTGGCTGCTACTGAAATGTGTAATGGATCTGGTGATTGCCGAAAAACAGAAAAAAGCGGTGGTACCATGTGTCCAAGTTATATGGCTACACGAAACGAAAAACACACAACCCGCGCTAGAGCAAATCTATTGAGAGAAACCATTACTCATGGCAGCACTGAAAACAAATTTGACAGCAAAGCCCTTATAGAGGTTCTTGACTTGTGTCTGAGTTGCAAAGGTTGCAAATCCGAGTGTCCATCAAATGTGGATATGGCAAAACTCAAAGCCGAAACCTACCAACATTATTACCAAAAAAACGGCATTAATTTTAGAACATTACTTATTGCCAACACGCCAAAAATAAACCAATTTTTTGCAGCTGCTCCTTGGTTATACAATTTATCCACCAAAGGTATTTTGGGTACTTTAATCCAAAAAACAACTGGCTTTACAACCAAAAGAACGTTGCCTTTGATGCATCACATTACTTTTGAAAAATGGATGGAAAAACACGTTCAAGAAGGAAATTTTGTACACGGAACCGTTTATTTATACAACGATGAATTTTTAAACTACTACGACGTTGCAATTGGTCAAACAGCAGTAAAGCTATTAAACCGTTTGGGATATCAAGTAATACTACCCAAAATTGGCATTAGCGGCCGTACCTATTTGTCTAAAGGAATGCTAAAAGAAGCTCGTGAAATTGCCGAAAAAAACATTATCGATTTTGAAAAAGAACTACCCAAAACCCAGGTTTTAATAGGCATAGAACCCTCGGCAATACTTTCCTTTAGAGACGAATATCCTGACTTATGCCGTGGCGATTTGAAAGAAAAAGCAAAAAAAATTGCCAGCAGAACCTTACTAATTGAAGAATTTATAGCACAAGAAATAGAACACGGAAGGATAACTTCGGATCAATTTACAGACAAACCCGAACGCGTACGCATGCATGGACATTGTTTTCAAAAAACATTATCTTCTGTGGTACCATTAAAAAAGATGCTCATGTTGCCTAAAAACTACCAGGTTCTAAACATCCCAAGTGGCTGTTGCGGAATGGCGGGTTCTTTTGGTTATGAAAAAGAGCATTATTCCCTTTCTATGAAAATAGGAGAACTTGTTTTGTTTCCTGCCATCCGATCCGAAGAAAAAAGTACTCTTATTGCTGCTTCTGGAACTAGCTGTAGGCATCAAATTGCGGATGGAACCAAACATGAGGCCCAACATCCGGTTGTTATACTGTATAGTGCCTTAAAATAA